GCAGCCGACCGGCATCATCTCGATCGCCGCGCCGGTGGCGCTGAACGGCATTCTGAACGGCAGGCCGATCGTCAAAGACCCGAGGCTCTTTTTGTCCGGGCTGCTCAAGAATTTTATTTCGCATATTCCCAAAGTGCAGTCGGCGGTCGCCGAAAACGTCATGATACCCTGGGTGGGGTACAGCGAAGCGTATACGCTCGCGCCGCTGCACTCTTTCAAGCTCGGCGTACAGAGAGTCAAATCGCGGCTTTACCGCATTCGCCAGCCCACCTGCCTTATTCATGCGACCGGCGACAAAACTGTGCACATTGAAAACATGCACTATATCTTTCGCAAAATATCGGCGACTGAAAAACGCGCGTATGTCTTTGAACTCAACGAAGACCTGAGCACACACCACGTTCTGGTAACGCACCAGTTGGTACGCGATAAGGTTTTTCAGTATATACTGCGCTTCGTGCACGACACGCTGCGCGGCTTCGATCTGAAACCCGTAATCTTCAACCCGGGCGGCGACAAAAGCCGCTTTATTGACAAACTCAAAAAATTTCGCGGCTATTTCTCGTGAGTGCAGGTGCGCTCTATTTTGTTCGCGATGAGCTCAAAGCTGAGTTTGCAGACGAAGCCAGGTTTCTGAATCTGAAGAGCCGTGAGGTTGCGCCCGGCATCATCTTCAGCGAACAGGCGATACGTGTCTTTTGGGTGCTCGATTTCTGGCCGGTCGATACGCTCGATTTTGTTTCGATCAGCGACGCCGCAAAAAAATTACGGCAGAAAGCAAAACTCTGGGCCTATGCCGGATCACAAAATTACCGCCGCGGTCAGCTGATTGCCGAAGAGCTGCGCGCACGGCCACCCAAACCTATAGTCTTTCCGCCGCCGCCGGCGAAACAAACTGCAGCTGCCTTCACGCTGAAAGACGGCAATTCACTTTTTTACAGCCTCAACCCCCTGAAGGGACAGTTTGCCGGCGGTACCCTGCGCTTCGTCGAGGACAAAGTTGGCCCGCCGAGCCGCGCCTACCTCAAGCTGTGGGAGCTGCTCACGCTGACGGGCCTGCGGTTTGAGGCCGATGACAGGGTGATCGATCTGGGCGCGACCCCCGGCGGCTGGAGCTACGTGGCAGCTTCGTGTGGTACGCCGGCGCTCATGATTGACCGCAGCGAACCTGATGCAAAACTTCTGAAAAAATTCAGGCAGCTGCGCTTTCTGCCGGGTGACGGTCTGAATCCCCCCGAAAATGAGCTGGCAACGGCGACGATTATCATGAGTGACATGGCATGCGAACCGCAGAAGTTATTGCATTCGATTCGGCGCTGGCTCGGTCTCGGCGGGGTGAGGGCAATCATTTGTACGCTGAAATTTCACGGGGTATCAGACAAGGCGCTGATCAGAGAATTTGCGGATATACCCGGTTCACAGATTTTTCACCTGTTTCATAACGGGCACGAGCTGACATGGGTATGGCAGCGCAGAAATCTATAGGCAATGCCTCAGGCGCGCTTTGTCAGATATTGAGATATAACGTTGTGCAGAGGGTTCATTGCGTCTGGCGCGCACTTTTGCTCGAGCCAGAGCACCATTTGCACCGAAAGTTTGCTTTCGCAGTTGAATTCGTGCTTGAGCACGTATTCAGAAATCATATATTTGAAGCGTTCAAAGAGCTCTTCGGCCTGCATCAGCGACTGGGCGTCTTCGCCGATAAAGCCCGACATCTGGCGTATGATCTCATGCTTATGCATGAGCGAAACTTCGTCTTTAACTTCGTTGGTTTCGACGACGGAGAGTTTTTCTTCAAAACCCGAGCAATTCTTGCATTTGGGCTGAAAGAGCGGTTCGGCAGCGCCTTTTCTGGGTGAGCTCACGGCCGATTTTTTCGCGGTCTTTTTGATGATACCCATATGGCTTTTGTACGCTGGTAATATAAACAGAGTCGAACCACCTGTCGACTTTTTATATTAACCAATTGGTTAGCCTGCGGCTTTCGCGCTACCGGGCCCGCGGGTTCAGCTCGCCGTGCTTATATATGAGTTGCTGTATCAAGGCGGCAAACGGCTGTGCCTTCTTTATGGTTCGCCTGTTTTGCCTCTTTGTAATGTCTGCGACAGCGCTCGCCGCTGCCAAAGAATCACCTGCAGCGTCAGATCTTGCCCGGGTTGCGATCATGCAATTCGAAAACGATAGCAAGAGCGCAAACTATGAGTGGGTCGAAAAAAGCCTGCCCGATGCGATCAACGATTCCATGAAAGCCCGGTTCGAATTCATTCGGCAAGACGAGAACAAGGTCGCAGCAGTCGCCGGCAAATACAAACTGGTCAACGGCGAATACTTGCAGGCCGATGCCGACAAGATCGCCCGCGAGTCGCAGTCAGATATTCTGATTTTCGGCAACTTTCGCCTCAATGACACCGGCGACAAACTCGTTCTGCGGGCGGTCATTTACAACGCGCAGGGCAAAAAAGTTATTGGTATCGTCGAAGACACGACTTCGCTCGATTCCAAAATTTTTAAGGCGATCGATCGCATGGCGGCGGGCATCGTCGAACGCATCTATGCCTTCGCACTCGCCGCTGAACGCGAAAAGGGTAAAGTCAATGAACTCAAGATTCTGGTGCTCGTGCCGACTTATGCGACGGCCGACGAAGAGAAGGCGGCTATCCGCGAGCTCGAAGTGCTGAAAGATGAGCTCAGCGACACCTATCTCGGGCGCTACCTGACAATCTACGAGTTTTACAAAGAGTACAAAGTCACCAAAGAAGAGCAGGAAAAAGCCACAGGCTATGCCCGCAACCGCGAGCGCGACCGCATCATCAATTGGCTAGAAGGTTATGGCGTCAAAAATGCCTTTATCGTTCTTGTGAACGACAAGAAGGTGAGCATTACTCCCGTTTCGCAGGGTAAGCCCGCGACGCAGGTCACGTATGCGGTAAATGCGAAACCCGAAGAGAAAAAGCAAAGTATCGCCAAGGCCTCGAAAGAAGTCACTCCTAAAGGAGAAAAAGTCGAACTTAAGAAAGAAACCTTTAAGCAAGATTCGGTCAATCTGCTGCACATTGGCCTGCTCGGCGGCAAAGGCATTCTCGACGCCGGCGACAACCTGGGTGTGCTGACGGGTGTCAGCGCACAATTCGGCATGCGTGTCTGGAAACCATGGCTACAGCCCCAGATCAGGTTCGAGGGCTATTACATTCTGAAAAAAGAACCCGTCAATTTTCTCGCCGGCGGCAGCCTCGCAGCGGGCCTCGGTTACACTTTTTATTTCTCCGGTTCGCGCATGGCGCTGACGCCGTACGCACTCGGTGGCGTGTTCGCCGGGGTTATCCGCAATACCGCGGCGGATATCAGCTTCTACCTGCCGACCATCGGGGCTGGGGTCGCGTATACCATCTTTCTCGCGCCCAAGTGGGGCATCAGCATCAATTCGTACACGCAGTACGTGATCGACAAGACGGCACCGGGACTCTTTTTCACGGGGTCGGTTGCGTGGGTATACCGGTTTTGAACACTTTTGTCACCTGCAGTTAAATATAAGGCATAAGACTTGACGATACAATAGGCAGAGAGGAGCTAGACCATGGTTAAATCAACAACATACGCTGCGCTGGCAGCTGCAGCAGTTTTCGCAATGCAATGCGGAACTTCAGAAAAGAGCCAGGTACTCAAAGACCCACAGGGCAAAGTGATCGGCCGTTACGACACGCTCAGCGACAGCGAAGCGCGCGCTTCGTTTGACGCGAACCAAAACGGCGTGAGCGAGCGCGTGGCTTCGTACAAAGACAAGAAAATCGTCAATGTCGAGTACTTCGACGACAAAAGTGGCAACAAGACCAAGGCGGTCAGCTTCAAAGACGGCAAACCAGAAACCGTAAAGGTCTTCAATAAAGACGGCAAAGAAGTTCGCGGTGACGCGACTCTAGACCAGGCAAAAAACCAGACCAAAGAAGTGGTGCTGCCGGCCAAAAGCAAAAAGGTCACATTCAACGGCGACGGCACATTGACCGTAACGCCGATTGAAAAGAAATAACGGGCTCCGGCTCGTTTGAAATGGCGGCCCTGGGCCGCCTTTTTTTTGCCCGCCTTATTCGTTCAGCTGCCAATTATAAGGTATTTCTGCGCGCTCAGCAGCTTGGGGCAGGTCTTTGCGGTAGCGGCGCTGAAAGGCATCGACGTCTTTGAAATCAGCCGCAAACCATGTGAATATCGCCGATTGGTAGACGCGGTTCGATTCTGCGCGAATCCCTTTCGCCGGGTTGGTCAAGAACAGTTTTGTCTGTGCCTGCAACTGCTGCTCGAGTTTTGCCGCCGTGTAGGCTTCGCGCCGCAGGTCAGGGCAGCTCAGCGACGCGCAGACAATCGCAAAATGGATGCGCGCATCGCCCATCTTACGCAAGATCTCGTTTTCGATTGCGTCGAGTGAAAGCGGTTTTCCCGCTATGGTGAGCGCGGGTTCTTTCCAGACGCCGTCGCCGGCGATGCGAATACTCGTCGTCGGGTATTTTTCGAGCACCTTTTTGATTGCCCCGATGTTATAGGCGTTGATGTAAAACGCCATTTTCTCGCGCTTTGATGCGAGCTTCTTGATGTCGAAATCGGTAATGCTCTGCAGCGCGGCCGCATACTGCGGGTCGCTCTTGAGCGCGCGGTAGTTCACGAGGTTCGCTGTGATTCCCTGTTTGCTGCCGGGTTTGACATGTTTCGCGAGCAGCGCATTCAGCGCCGAATAGTCGGGTTCGGCAGAATAAACCATCGGGGCGCTAAGCGCCAGCGCCGTGAGTATCGCTATTCTGATTTGTCTCATGCGAGTTGCCTCTTTATTTCGTTTTCGAATTGAGGATAGAATTCCGGGTCGAAATTGGCGTCGCCGAGCGATGCCACCACCGATTGCAACGGAGTTTTTTCGCGAATCCATTTTTCACATACCTCGTGCCGGTAGCGAATGCCGAGCACGTTGAAGCCTGTGACTTTGCGTTCAGGCGTCGATGCATCAAATGCAATACGTATCAGTTTCTGCGCATCTGTATTCTGCCACAGAATACTGTCTTTTTCTGAGGCACCCGGCGGCACAATGCCATACGTCTGGTATTCGAGCGAAAAGAATTTTGCAGAGTTAAAGAAGATTCCCGGGTCATAGGCCAGCAGGGGTTCACCGGCAATTTTGCGGGCAAGGTTTTGCCCGGCAATACGGCCCTGCATTCGCCCCGTGTACCAAAGTTGCTGCACCTTGACGTTTCCGTCGGGCAGAGTCACCTCAGCCGCGTCGCCGGCGGCAAAAATATCCGGCACGTTGGTTTCGAGAAACGTATCGGTCAGAAATCCTCTCGATGTCTTTAGCGGTGTGCGCACAGCGAGTTCAATGCGGGGTTCGACGCCAATTGTCAGGCCGACAAGGTCGCAGTCGATGCGTTCATTCTTGTCGGTAATCGCTGCCGTGACCTGGCCCTCGCTGTTTCCCCCGAGCGACGCAAGCTCAGTGCGAAGCCGCAGATCGACGCCGTGGCACAGAATTTCATGCGTCACAAGCCCGGCTTCAGCTGCCGGCAGTACGCCCCTGAAATAGAGGTCGTCGCGCACCAGAAACGTCACGGGAATCTTGCGGCTCACCAGCATCTCGGCGAGTTCGACGCCTATTAGCCCCCCGCCGACAACCACCGCCCTCCGTATAGGTTTCGCGGTGAGCTGTTCGAGATTTGCCAGATGCTCTTTGCCGTAGAGCCCTTGAACCCCGGCGAGCTGCACACCGGCGATTTGCGGTAGACGCGGCCGTGACCCCGGTGCGATGAGCAGGTAATCGAACTCGTGAATATTCTGGGTGGCCGTTTCAACCCGCCGCGCATTACAGTCGATTCGCTTCACCGTTGCAAAATCGAGGTCTATTTTCTTCTTTTTATAGAATTCGCGCGGATGCACGACCGTATCGGCAAATTGCAGCTCGCGCATGTAAACGTACATGAGCGCTGTACGGGAGTAAAAGAGTTCGGTTTCGTCTGAAATAACAGTAATCGCCGCTTCTGAATTCGCAGCGCGCAGGCTGAGCGCTGCCGTGATTCCCGCGATGCCATTGCCGATGATAACGACACGCGCTTTTTTCACGCGACGGCACCCCCGCAGCTAGACCCCGCGCCTGCGGTGCAGCCGTAGCAGTGGTTCGCAGTGCGTATCGTGCGTTCAAGAAATCTTGTTTCATCAAACTGATCGATATGCGCGACAGGCTCAGCTGTCATCTCGAGCATCTGGTTAAAATCGCAGTCATAAATTTTGCCGTCATAACCCACCGAAATCTGCGAGCGGCACATGAGACCAGGCAAAGTCTGAGGATTGTACGCGTTCACGAGCGTCGAGACGTAGGTGTGGGTCTTGCCGCCTTTTTCGAGAGCAAACAAAAACCTGTTGATGGGCATATTGTTTATGCAGAAGAGGTTGTTGAACCTGATGTTATAATCTGCCAGAAGTTTCTCTCTGAACTCACGCTCGAGCTGCCCCTGGTTGCCGCTCAGGAATATGCCGGTAGGGTTATAGACCAGATTGAGCGTGAGTGAATCGCCGTAACCCAATGCATTCAGATGCTGCAACGCCGCGATCGATTTGCTGAATACGCCTGCGCCGCGCTGCGCGTCGGTGCGCGATTCTGCGAAGTGCGGCAATGAAGCGACGATTTCAACTCGGTGGCGGGCGAGAAACTCTGCCATGTCACCATAACCTTCTTCGCGCAAGATCGTCAGGTTACACCTGTCGATGACGTGCTTACCCGCCGCGCGCGAGCGTTCGACGAGTTCGCGAAAACGCGCATGCCCCTCGGGGGCACCACCGGTAATGTCGACGGTCTTAATCGACGAATGCCCTGCGATAATATTGAGGCATTTTTCAAACACTTCGTCGTTCATGATTTCGGTGCGGTTTGGTGAGGCATCGACATGGCAATGCCGGCATGCCTGGTTACACCAACGCCCCAGGTTGATCTGGAATGTCGCGATCGATTCGGGCTTCAGGTAGCGCGAACCATCGGCACCGGCTTTGGCGCTAAAGGGCTCGGCGGCGGCGCCGAGCAGGTGCAGCTGCTCTTGCGTCGAAAGTTTCATACGCTGACGGCGTCTATGTGGTTCATCATCTGTACGCTGTGCACCAGTGTAATGCCTGCCAGCATCGTTGCGGCCACGTGTACCGCTTCGGCCATCTGCGCTTCATCGGCGCCTTTTTCGAGGCAGGTGTTCGTGTAAGCGTCGATGCAATAAGGGCACTTCTGCGCGTGTGCCACGGCAAGCGCGATCAGCGCCTTTTCGCGCTCAGACAGCGCGCCGGCCTTCATGGTCGCATTGTAATAATCGAAAAATTTGTCGGCGAGTTCTTTGTTTACCCGGCCGATGTTGCCGAATTTTTTCAGGTCTTCAGATTCGAAATAGTTTGCCATTTTGCAGTCCTTCGTTATGGTATAGGTGCAGCCTCAGCGGCTATATGCTGTGTCGATTGAAATCCGCCGATCTTACGGACTATTTAGAGCTCAAAACCCAGTGCGGGCGGCGAATCGCCGCCCATACCGGGTTCTGGTTTTTTCAGAGTAACTCAGCAGTCAGAAAATTCAGCATCGAATCGCTGAAGTCGTCGTGAAAGTACGAGAGCATGGTGGTGCTGTCGAGGCGAACCCCGGGGTAAAAACCCTGCGCCACGCAGCGCTGAATAATGGCATCGAGCTTGTCAGAGCGCCATGCGACCTCGTGAAAGACCGTACCCTCGGGAAAAAGCAGCGCCGCGGGGTTTTTTGCCCTGAGCTCTGCGGCAAAGGCATGGGCTTTTTCCATGGAGCGCGCGACGAGCTTCTGCATGCCCTGCCAGCCGAGCGCTGACATGAAGATCGCAGCGCGCACTGCCATTAACGTCTGGTTGCTGCAAATGTTGCTCGTCGCCTTTTCACGGCGAATGTGCTGCTCGCGGGTCGCGAGTGTAATCACAAATGCATCGGTGTCGCGCCCGAACGCATCTTTCGCCGTTGTCTTTCCGACCAGGCGACCCGGCATGTTGCGCAGGTAGTCTTTCGTCGCGGCAATAAACCCAAGCCCCGGCCCTGAATAATGCACCGGCAGCCCGAGTGACTGCGCTTCACCGCAGACGATTTCAGCGCCCCACGCAGCCGGGTTATCGAGAATTACCGTCGAGAGCACTTCTGTTGTGAGGTAGATGACCGTTGCCTGAGGGTAGAGCGTCGCCAGATTCTGCACGGGTTCGGCAACACCGAGATAATGAGGATTTTGCACGACAACAATGTCGGCGCTCTCTGTCGGCCATTCGGTCACGCCGCTTTTCGCGTCGTGACCTAGACGAATCGTTTCGGCAAAACGTTTGCCCTCTGCATCGAGAAAGTAACTTTGAAAGACCTGTTCGTATCTCGGGTTGACGCCGGCTGAAAAATAGATGCGGGCATTGCCGAGCCCCTTCTGGCGCATCGCCATGCGCACCGCCTCGACGAGCGCGGTCGACCCGTCATAGAGCGACGCATTGGCGACGGGCATGCCCGTCATGATGGCGAGTAACGACTGGTATTCAAATAGCGCCTGCAGCGTGCCCTGCGCCACCTCGGGTTGGTAAGGCGTATAGCTCGTCACGAATTCGCGCCGGCTGCCGAGGTGGTCGACGCTCAGCGGAATGCGGTGGCGGTAGAGGCCATAACCACAGCAGTGGTCGGTGAGCGGTGATTTGCCTTCTGAGACAATCTGGTGAAAACGCGACAGCAGTTCATATTCACCCAGCGCGGGTTCAAGACCGGCAGAAGTCGGTTTATGCACTTCTTTCGGTATGTGGGCAAAAAGCGCGTCGGCAGAACCGACCCCAAGCGTCTTTAAGATTGCCTCGCGGCTTTCTGCGCTGTGAACGGTATATGGCATTAGGCGAGCGTCTTGAGGTGTGCTTCGTAGCCGGCTGCATCGAGCAGCGCGCCGACTTCGTCAGTCGAAATGCCTTCGATTTCGAAGAGCCATCCGCCTTGGTAGGGGTCTTGGTTCACGGTCGCCGGGTTTTTGTTGAGTTCTGTGTTAACCGCCCCGATCTTTCCCGTGAGTGGCTGGTAAATATCTGAAACGGCTTTCACCGATTCTATGGTGCCCGCAACTGCCATCGCCTTGATTTCGGCGCCCGCCTTCGGAAAATCGACGTAGACGACGTCGCCCAGCGCTTCTTGCGCATAGTCGGTAATGCCGACCCGCGCAGTCGTGCCGGTGATTTTCACCCATTCATGCTCTTTTGTATACTTGAGGTCAGCCGGAAAATTTGCCATGCGGCACCCTTGAACGGGCAAATGCGCGGTAAATGATATCTCACAGGTCTCTCGGCGAGAAACCTGTAGATTCCAAAACGAAGTGCGATAGGATAAAGTAGTGTAAGGCCGCGCCGGGGTTTCGAGGTTGATTTGCGAAATACGACCACGGAGACCCCGGATGCGACCTTACGTTCAACTATCCAATGAAGAAAGACTGTGTATAGAAGAAAGCCTCAGGCAGGGCCGCCATGCCGGACGTATTGCCAGAGACCTGAAGCGCCACCCGAGCACCATTTATCGTGAAATCCGCCGCAATTCAATGCCGCGGCATTACAGCGCCCGCTGCGCAAAAGATGCAGCGCGCAGGCGCCAGACGAATACCAACGCCGCAAAGGTGACCCCGGAACTCTGGTCACAGATCGGCGCATCGCTCAAATCGACGCTGTCACCGGAGCAGATCGCGGGGCGTATGCGGCTTGAACGCTTCGGCGGGGTTTGCATGCAGACGATCTATAATCATATCCGTAAGAAATCCGCCACATCGAATTTCTATCGCCTTTGCCTGCGCCGCAAGGGAAAACCATACAAGCGCACAGTGCGGATTGAGGCTGAAAACAAAGGGTTCTTACGCATTCACGACCTGCCAGCCGAGGCTTTGACGCGGCGAAAACCTGGCTATTGGGAGGGTGATTTGGTGGAGGGAAAAATCGGCACAGGACAAATCGCAACCTTTGTCGAAAGACATTCGCGCTACACCAAGGCGGCAAAAATCGAGCGCAAACTCGTTGAGCAGTTCAACGCGGCTGCACGCGACCTGTTCGCAGACGTCGATAATTCTCTGTTACGGGGTGTGATTTATGATCGCGGCACAGAAATGAGCGGATACCGGGACCTGCAACAGGTGCTGAATTGCGGAGTGTATTTCTGCGACCCAGGATCGCCCTGGCAGCGGGGAACGAACGAAAACACCAACGGCCTGCTGCGCGAGCCATTTCCGAAGGGAACGGACTTTCGGGAAATCGACCAGGAACAGGTTGACGCGGCGCTCGAATTACTGAATAATCGGCCACGCAAGCGACTGAATTTTCGGACGCCAGCCGAGGTCTACTTTCGGAGGTCGATTGCACTTCGTTTTGGAATGTAAGACCTGATTGCCATTAACGAACTTTCTCGACGATCGCCGTGTCGGCCGCTTCGAGCTTGCGCACGGTACGCGTGTAGAGGCCGTCGTACGTTTCGAACTGCGTTTCCATCACGCCCGAAAAACCCAGCAGGCGCACCGTCTGGTAAGGCGAGTCGTTCAGCGAAATCGACGAAAAATAAGAGAGCAGGTTGCGGTCGTGGCTGAACTCATCGGCCTCCACTCTGAAAATTTCAGCCTTCGCCCGGCTGTTCAGGCGGTTAAAGCCTGCGGCGCGCTTTTCGAGAGCCAGCTGAAACACGAGTCCTGAAAAGTTGTCTTGCGAACCGGTGGTTTCTGCCAGCGGCAGCAGCGCCGCGAGCGTGGCATTGCCGAGCGCCTGTTCAATCTCTTTGACCACCGCGCGGGTTTCGCGCAGCGAGTTGATTCTGATCATTGCAAAGAGCGAAGCTTTGGCGCCGAGTTCTTTCAGGTATGCCTGCCCGGTCACAGGGCGAAGCAGCACCACGCGGCTGCGGTATTTTGACTGAAACGCGTTTGCGAGGCGACGGTCGTCGTCTGCAGTCGTCAGCGCCGGCGAAGAGAACACGGCCAGGTATTTGCTCTCATGGTGCAACTCTGTCTGCAGGGCAGGCGAACCGCAGGCAACGAAAGAAATAACGAGCAGAAGCGCAATTGACCAGAAACGCATAGCGGCAACAGATGTTCGGTTCATGTGCAGGCAATTAAAATATTGACCTCGCGACGAAACTTGCGCTGCTACCCGGCATGATACGCCTGCACGGTTACCCCATCAGCAATTATTACAACCGGGTCAAGATGGCGTTAAGAATCAAAGGGCTCGAATTTGAAGAGGTAAAAGCCGGCCCTGCAAAAGACGAGGCATACCTCAGGGTAAATCCGCTCGGTGTGATACCGACGCTCGAAATCGACGGTGTGTATTTTGCTGAGACGCACCCGATGCTTGAGTACCTCGAAGAGAAATACCCCGGGACGACGAGGCTTTTGCCACAAGAGGCGGCAGATCGCCACCGCGTGCGGCAGCTTGTGAACTACATCGACATCCACATCGACAAGCCGATTCGTATTGTGCGCGATTTTCATACGCTCGATTCGAGCACGCCACCGGCGCTTAAAGAGATTATCTTGCGAGAGCTGAAACTCGCAGTCGGCAGTATCAACCGGGCAGCAAGGTTTGCGCCATATATCGCGGGTAATGAAATTTCATTCGCTGACTGCGCGGCGTACTGCACGATTCCCTGGTTTGCGCTGCTGGCTGAACGCCACCTCGGCGAAAACCCGCTGGCAGACATCAGGGGTTTCGCGGAGTACAAAGCCTTTCTCGACCAGAACCCCGATTTTGCCGAACTGCATAAGACCGCCGAAAAACAGATTAAGGTTATTGAGCGCGCCAAAAAGTTTGCGGGTAAAGTGGGGCTTTGAGAGACCGAACCAATCGCCATTTGATAACCGCCAAACGAAAATTCAAAGAAGGCCGCGCCAATCTTTTGGGCTACCAGGCGGCTTACCTGCATTCGGCAGTTGAGAAACCGAAAGGCACACTGGTTTGCTTTCACGGCTGGCTCGACAACGCTGGCTCTTTTGTACCCCTTGCAGAAGCGCTGCCCGATTATGAATTTTATCTTTGGGATTTTTTCGGCCATGGCAAAAGCGCGCACAAGCATAAGGGCGACCGTTACCATTACATCGACCTGATACCCTTCATCGATGCCGCTCTCGGCTTCATCGATAAAGACGATGTTGTTCTGACCGGGCATTCGATGGGCGCGGGAGCCTGTTCGCTTTATGCGGGAAGCATCGGCAAACGCATTGTCAGAATATTCTTGATCGAAGGGTTTGCACCGCTCACAGCCGCACCTGCTGATGCGCCACGCATACTCCGCGATGGGGTGAGTGAATTTCGCAAGGCGCAGAATCTGCCCAAGCCGGTCTATGCCTCGGTCGATGACGCCGTCAAGATTCGCATGCGCGTCAACGGCCTCACGCGACAGAATGCCTTGCCGCTCGTCGCGCGTGCTGTGAAAAAAGCGGAAGGCGGCATCACCTGGCGCGCCGATTTTCGCCTGCGCGCTCCGTCGCTCATTCGCATGACCCAGGAGCAGGTGGCGGCTATTGTCGGCAACATTCAGGTGCCGGCGCTGCTCGTGCTCGGCGACAGGGGCATGGCAGAGTTACACAAGGCCGCAAGAGATAACCATGAGCTCGTGAAGAAACTTAAGATAGAGACGCTGGCGGGTCACCACCACCTGCACATCGACAACGCGCCCGAAGTTGCGGCGCTGTTTCGCCGATTTATGGAGCAGTAGTGCAGATTATTACTACCCGCGCCGAAATGCGCGCCTTCGCCGCGAGGCACATTCAAGAAATCGGCTTCGTGCCGACGATGGGTTACCTGCATGCTGGCCATCTCTCGCTCGTCGAACGGGCCAAGGCCGAGAACAAAGTGACCGCGGTTTCGATCTTTGTAAATCCGGCTCAGTTTAACGACCCAAAAGATCTCGAAAAATACCCGGTCGATCTCGACCGCGATTTTGCGATGCTCGAGCAGGCCGGAGTCGATGCTGTGTTTTGCCCGCCGCGTACAGAAATTTACCCGACGGGCGTGCCGGCGCTCAAGATGCGCTACGATGAAATGATGGCGCGGCTTTGCGGCGCCGGCCGGCCGGGCCACTTCGAAGGTGTGCTGCTCATCGTGCACAACCTGTTTATGTGGGTGCGGCCACGGCACGCCTACTTTGGCCTCAAGGACTATCAACAGTTCATTTTGATCAGGCGCATGGCGGCCGACCTTGAGCTCGATGTCGAAGTGGTGGGATGTCCCCTCGTGCGCGAAGCTGACGGACTCGCGATGTCATCTCGCAATGTACGGCTCTCTGGCGCAGGGCGAGTGGCAGCGCTCGCTCTTTCACAGGCTCTTTTCGCCGCTGCTGATCTCTGGCGCCAGGGAAAAGACGTTTCTCAGGTGCACGCGGCTCTCGCACAAGGCCTTTCGCCCCTCGAAGTGGAATATGCTCTGGTGTCTGATGCGGCAACGCTTGAACCGGTCGCTACCGGTGCTGAAAGGCCGCGCGAAGTCGTGATTGCGGTCGCGGCATTCGTCGACGGCATTCGCCTGATCGACAATGTGCTTTTAGCTTAACTTTTTTTTCTGCGCCTTTTTGATCATACCTAGCATGAT
The sequence above is a segment of the Turneriella parva DSM 21527 genome. Coding sequences within it:
- the gcvPA gene encoding aminomethyl-transferring glycine dehydrogenase subunit GcvPA; translation: MPYTVHSAESREAILKTLGVGSADALFAHIPKEVHKPTSAGLEPALGEYELLSRFHQIVSEGKSPLTDHCCGYGLYRHRIPLSVDHLGSRREFVTSYTPYQPEVAQGTLQALFEYQSLLAIMTGMPVANASLYDGSTALVEAVRMAMRQKGLGNARIYFSAGVNPRYEQVFQSYFLDAEGKRFAETIRLGHDAKSGVTEWPTESADIVVVQNPHYLGVAEPVQNLATLYPQATVIYLTTEVLSTVILDNPAAWGAEIVCGEAQSLGLPVHYSGPGLGFIAATKDYLRNMPGRLVGKTTAKDAFGRDTDAFVITLATREQHIRREKATSNICSNQTLMAVRAAIFMSALGWQGMQKLVARSMEKAHAFAAELRAKNPAALLFPEGTVFHEVAWRSDKLDAIIQRCVAQGFYPGVRLDSTTMLSYFHDDFSDSMLNFLTAELL
- the gcvH gene encoding glycine cleavage system protein GcvH — its product is MANFPADLKYTKEHEWVKITGTTARVGITDYAQEALGDVVYVDFPKAGAEIKAMAVAGTIESVKAVSDIYQPLTGKIGAVNTELNKNPATVNQDPYQGGWLFEIEGISTDEVGALLDAAGYEAHLKTLA
- a CDS encoding IS30 family transposase; the encoded protein is MRPYVQLSNEERLCIEESLRQGRHAGRIARDLKRHPSTIYREIRRNSMPRHYSARCAKDAARRRQTNTNAAKVTPELWSQIGASLKSTLSPEQIAGRMRLERFGGVCMQTIYNHIRKKSATSNFYRLCLRRKGKPYKRTVRIEAENKGFLRIHDLPAEALTRRKPGYWEGDLVEGKIGTGQIATFVERHSRYTKAAKIERKLVEQFNAAARDLFADVDNSLLRGVIYDRGTEMSGYRDLQQVLNCGVYFCDPGSPWQRGTNENTNGLLREPFPKGTDFREIDQEQVDAALELLNNRPRKRLNFRTPAEVYFRRSIALRFGM
- a CDS encoding glutathione S-transferase family protein — protein: MIRLHGYPISNYYNRVKMALRIKGLEFEEVKAGPAKDEAYLRVNPLGVIPTLEIDGVYFAETHPMLEYLEEKYPGTTRLLPQEAADRHRVRQLVNYIDIHIDKPIRIVRDFHTLDSSTPPALKEIILRELKLAVGSINRAARFAPYIAGNEISFADCAAYCTIPWFALLAERHLGENPLADIRGFAEYKAFLDQNPDFAELHKTAEKQIKVIERAKKFAGKVGL
- a CDS encoding alpha/beta fold hydrolase, with the protein product MRDRTNRHLITAKRKFKEGRANLLGYQAAYLHSAVEKPKGTLVCFHGWLDNAGSFVPLAEALPDYEFYLWDFFGHGKSAHKHKGDRYHYIDLIPFIDAALGFIDKDDVVLTGHSMGAGACSLYAGSIGKRIVRIFLIEGFAPLTAAPADAPRILRDGVSEFRKAQNLPKPVYASVDDAVKIRMRVNGLTRQNALPLVARAVKKAEGGITWRADFRLRAPSLIRMTQEQVAAIVGNIQVPALLVLGDRGMAELHKAARDNHELVKKLKIETLAGHHHLHIDNAPEVAALFRRFMEQ
- the panC gene encoding pantoate--beta-alanine ligase codes for the protein MQIITTRAEMRAFAARHIQEIGFVPTMGYLHAGHLSLVERAKAENKVTAVSIFVNPAQFNDPKDLEKYPVDLDRDFAMLEQAGVDAVFCPPRTEIYPTGVPALKMRYDEMMARLCGAGRPGHFEGVLLIVHNLFMWVRPRHAYFGLKDYQQFILIRRMAADLELDVEVVGCPLVREADGLAMSSRNVRLSGAGRVAALALSQALFAAADLWRQGKDVSQVHAALAQGLSPLEVEYALVSDAATLEPVATGAERPREVVIAVAAFVDGIRLIDNVLLA